From the genome of Alosa alosa isolate M-15738 ecotype Scorff River chromosome 20, AALO_Geno_1.1, whole genome shotgun sequence, one region includes:
- the LOC125284991 gene encoding uncharacterized protein DDB_G0271670-like: NNSSSSSNNSSSSSSSSSNNSSSSSSSSNNSSSSSSNNSSSSNNNSSSSNNSSSSSSNNNNSSSSSSSSSSSSSNNNSSSSSSSNNNNSSSSSSSNNSSSSSNNSSSSNNSSSSSKRSSSSSSSSSNNSSSSNNNNSSSSSSSSSSSSSSSSNNSSSSSSSSSSSSSSSSSSNNNNSSSSSSSNNNSSSSNNSSSSNNSSSSNNSSSSSNNSSSSSSSNNSSSSNNNNSSSSNNNNSSSSSNNSSSSSSNNSSSSSSSNNSSSSNNNSSSSNNNNSSSSSNNNSSSSSSSSSSNNSSSSNNSSSSNNSSSSNNNSSSSNNSSSSNNSSSSSSSSSSSSSNNSSSSNNSSSSSNNSSSSNNSSSSSSSSSSNNSSSSNNNSSSSNNNSSSSNNSSSSSSSSSSSSSSSSSDLSGSIDDLPTGTEGALSPGVSTSGVSSSQGEQSNPAQSPFSPHTSPHLPGIRGPSPSPSGSPASASASRSGPLSPAAVPGGCRE, encoded by the exons aacaacagcagcagcagcagcaacaacagcagcagcagcagcagcagcagcagcaacaacagcagcagcagcagcagcagcagcaacaacagcagcagcagcagcagcaacaacagcagcagcagcaacaacaacagcagcagcagcaacaacagcagcagcagcagcagcaacaacaacaacagcagcagcagcagcagcagcagcagcagcagcagcagcaacaacaacagcagcagcagcagcagcagcaacaacaacaacagcagcagcagcagcagcagcaacaacagcagcagcagcagcaacaacagcagcagcagcaacaacagcagcagcagcagcaaacg cagcagcagcagcagcagcagcagcagcaacaacagcagcagcagcaacaacaacaacagcagcagcagcagcagcagcagcagcagcagcagcagcagcagcagcaacaacagcagcagcagcagcagcagcagcagcagcagcagcagcagcagcagcagcagcaacaacaacaacagcagcagcagcagcagcagcaacaacaacagcagcagcagcaacaacagcagcagcagcaacaacagcagcagcagcaacaacagcagcagcagcagcaacaacagcagcagcagcagcagcagcaacaacagcagcagcagcaacaacaacaacagcagcagcagcaacaacaacaacagcagcagcagcagcaacaacagcagcagcagcagcagcaacaacagcagcagcagcagcagcagcaacaacagcagcagcagcaacaacaacagcagcagcagcaacaacaacaacagcagcagcagcagcaacaacaacagcagcagcagcagcagcagcagcagcagcaacaacagcagcagcagcaacaacagcagcagcagcaacaacagcagcagcagcaacaacaacagcagcagcagcaacaacagcagcagcagcaacaacagcagcagcagcagcagcagcagcagcagcagcagcagcaacaacagcagcagcagcaacaacagcagcagcagcagcaacaacagcagcagcagcaacaacagcagcagcagcagcagcagcagcagcagcaacaacagcagcagcagcaacaacaacagcagcagcagcaacaacaacagcagcagcagcaacaacagcagcagcagcagcagcagcagcagcagcagcagcagcagcagcagcagc gATCTGTCAGGCTCGATAGACGACCTCCCGACGGGCACCGAGGGCGCCCTGAGCCCTGGCGTGAGCACGTCGGGCGTGTCCAGCAGCCAGGGCGAGCAGAGTAACCCGGCGCAGTCGCCCTTCTCCCCCCACACCTCGCCACACCTGCCGGGCATCCGTGGGCCTTCGCCCTCCCCCTCCGGCTCCCCCGCCAGTGCCAGCGCATCCCGCTCCGGACCGCTCTCGCCCGCCGCTGTGCCAGGTGGGTGCAGagaatga
- the LOC125284838 gene encoding RNA-binding protein 25-like: KKKERKKERERERKKERKKERKKERKKERKKERKKEERKKERRKKERKKKERKKERKKKERKKERKKKERKKERERERKKERRKKERERERKRERERERERERERERERERERKREREKERKREREKERERERKREREREREKERERERERKRERERERKKERRKKEREREREKEREREKERERERERERERERERKREREREREREREREREREREREREREREREREREREREKERERERERKKERKKEREREREREREKERERERERERKREREKEREREKEREREREKERERERERERKRERERERERERERERERERKREREREREREKERERERERKRERERKKEREREREREREREREREREKEREREREREKERKKKERKREREKERKKEREREKERERERERKRERERKKEREREREREREREREREKERKKEREREKERE; the protein is encoded by the coding sequence aagaagaaagaaagaaagaaagaaagagagagagagagaaagaaagaaagaaagaaagaaagaaagaaagaaagaaagaaagaaagaaagaaagaaagaaagaaagaagaaagaaagaaagaaagaagaaagaaagaaagaaagaagaaagaaagaaagaaagaaagaaagaagaaagaaagaaagaaagaaagaaagaagaaagaaagaaagaaagaaagagagagagagagaaagaaagaaagaagaaagaaagaaagagagagagagagaaagagagagagagagagagagagagagagagagagagagagagagagagagagagagagagagagaaagagagagagagagaaagaaagaaagagagagagagagaaagagagagagagagagagaaagagagagagagagagagagagagagaaagagagagagagagagagagagagaaagagagagagagagagagagagaaagaaagaaagaagaaagaaagaaagagagagagagagagagaaagagagagagagagagaaagagagagagagagagagagagagagagagagagagagagagagagagaaagagagagagagagagagagagagagagagagagagagagagagagagagagagagagagagagagagagagagagagagagagaaagagagagagagagagagagagagagagagaaagaaagagagagagagagagagagaaagaaagaaagaaagaaagagagagagagagagagagagagagagagagagaaagaaagagagagagagagagagagagagagaaagagagagagagagaaagagagagagagagagaaagaaagagagagagagagagagaaagagagagagagagagagagagagagaaagaaagagagagagagagagagagagagagagagaaagagagagagagagagagagagagagaaagagagagagagagagagagagagagagagagaaagagagagagagagagagagagagaaagagagagagagagagaaagaaagagagagagagagaaagagagagagagagagagagagaaagagagagagagagagagaaagaaagagagagagagagagagagagagaaagaaagaaagaagaaagaaagaaagagagagagagagaaagaaagaaagaaagagagagagagagagaaagaaagagagagagagagagaaagaaagagagagagagagagaaagaaagagagagagagagaaagagagagagagagagagagagagagagagagagagaaagaaagaaagaaagagagagagagagagaaagaaagagag